A window from Sinanaerobacter sp. ZZT-01 encodes these proteins:
- a CDS encoding BMC domain-containing protein produces MMNEALGMIETKGLVGAIEAADAMTKSANVKLIGYEKIGSGLVTVMVRGDVGAVKAAVDAGACAADKVGEIVSQHVIPRPHTDVENLLPKAL; encoded by the coding sequence ATCATGAACGAAGCATTAGGAATGATTGAAACAAAAGGATTGGTTGGTGCAATTGAAGCAGCAGATGCTATGACAAAGTCTGCTAACGTTAAATTGATCGGATATGAAAAGATTGGATCCGGATTGGTTACTGTCATGGTTCGAGGCGATGTAGGTGCTGTAAAGGCTGCGGTTGATGCAGGCGCATGTGCTGCGGATAAAGTTGGAGAGATCGTATCTCAGCACGTTATTCCAAGACCTCATACAGATGTTGAAAACCTTCTTCCTAAGGCACTTTAA